The stretch of DNA TGTATTTATTCTATTTCGATGTTTCGAGAGCTCAGATTTCCCTCTTCCTCAGGCAAATAATGTTAATGGCACAGACCTCTTTTCATCGTTTCATTCGCtttaaatatgcaaaatacAGAAGAATGAAATGAcgaaaagattaataaaattttaacgacattctacctttttttttgcctgagGAAGAAGAGAAGCCAAGCCTTCGAAACGTCGCAATAGAATAAATACgagtaaatagaaaataaaatcgttTCCGTGTCCAAAGAtcgaataaataaatgaatttgttCATAAACTCTGTCAAAGAGTTCATTGATCAATTTTCGATAgaatctattttttattttacttggTAGAGCTTCGGTGCAAAGTAAATTTGAATAgaccaaaattaatttttttcttgagttgTTAAAAAGCAGAAGTCGACTTCTCAAGTCAAGTTTCTAAGGAAAATGACAGGATCttctaagaaataaaaaaaaaacatttaatttgacTATAAAATCTGtctttaaaagtaatttaaaaaaataataatgaacttgaaaaatcttattttagcTGTCGAGAGgttaataattttccgattCTTTGATCGACTTTGTTTTCTCACTACAAAAATCTAAtctttttacttaaaatttgagagagaaaagctcCAATATTTCTGAGGGAAAATCaatcgaattaatttttattttaacataaatttatctcgttaaaaaaatttatttatttttagaagaatttgtTGAATTCTCTGAATTTCATGCTTTATAGCCCCGCGTGTGTGTGGAATTTAATCCTTCTTCTTTCCGTGTGATTAATCCTCCGCGTGCTAAGCTTCTCTGCATTATTATGGGGTTTCATCCTAGCCAGAATGGGGATCTGGTTTTGTTGGCACAGATCTAccatgagagagagagagaattcttCATGGGAAAAGGGGAATTCTCTCTGTCCCCAATGTCCATGCGCGTGGAAAATCTTCGGGATGTCTCGcatgatatttttctcttctttagCTTAGTTTTAGTCTTTCATCACACTCCCCCGCATATGAGACATTAATCTCTCGCGCGCGCAACATCTCACAAATCCCATTTTTCCCTCAACACCAATTTGTAAAAGACAAACAAATTCCTCCACGGCAGTGTGTCCCCCCAAACGATTAATGAGCTTTTTAGTTGAAAAGATTAATAAACTTTTGCGAAggatttgtgattttttttccttcagcgTGTGATTCATCTTGAAATCTTCTGTGCTCTATAAAATCTCTCTCACAGCAAGAGAAGCTCGTATAGACGTAATTTTCGGTCtgtttagcaaatattttgcaattttagcacGAGCTACTGTTGAGGGGTCAGACGTGTGGGGGTGGAGTGtgtttattataattttctcaacagtTTAGAGAAAATTCGTAGTGCGGCATTTTGTGTTGTATACAACAACGCAAATTGATGTTCATTACCAAACATTTCATCTGTGAGATTTGATGTTACTGCTGCTGCACTGTCATTTCTCCTCACACACGCGTAAAGAAtctcaaggaaaattttattgacaaaGGCCCAGAAGAAGGAGATTTCCcgacaaaatttaatttgagaaaattctgcaaGAGAGAAGGGAAAACGACCTTCTGcagggaattttatttttggtgtTCCATTAACCCAATTTCTGGTTATTTACCTCACTACAGCGGTGGAGTGtttaaaaaatcgattttacaTATCTGCTGAACTACATGAAGAGTCCCACAGAAGGAGTAAACGTGGAGGATTGATTAtgtgaagagaaaatcaataaaggaataaattaaaatttgcaatgagTTACAAAAGTAATTACAATCCCGAAGAGAAGATTATCCTGGCACGGGATGATGCCAAGGATCGGCTATATGAGCCAAAGCCCAATAAAAAGGCCATCAGGATTCTTACGGTGGCCGCGTATGTTTTATGTGTGTCACTAGCTGCAATTATGCTATCACTGTATTACATCTTCCTCTGGGATCCCTCCATAAAGCCCTCCATCCACTCCAAACCTATTTCTTGCGGTTtgttaaaatagattttcttctatttatttaacaaatttaattcttccacaaaattggattttttcctagaaaattaattaaaaacttcttttttttttcatttgcagATAAAACAGTAATCCCGGAGAATATTGCAATAAAGTTGGCAAATTCAACGGAAATCTCCCCTGAGCAGTTCTTCAGGATCTTCCTGAAACGCTACAAGACAATTCAGTTGCAAGAAGGGGCAGAGAATGAAGTGCTGGAAATTAAACAACTTCCCCCCGAGGGAACCACGGAAGGTACAACAGCAGAGgtgcagcaacagcagcagcagcagcaacagcaacagcTGGTGAGGAACGACAGTGATGATTCAGATGAAGAGGACGATGAGGCAGAGTCCAGTGGGCAGAATGATTTGAGCTACACACAAAATTCCAATGACACCGTCCTCCTTCTTGATCAAGACACCGACATGACCAACACTTACTAACAAAATCTTTAGCTAGCTAACACATCCCGAAGCCTATTTtttcagaagaaaatatagcaaaagaagtagaaaattataagaaattagGATCTTTAGGAATAATTGTGGGAATAAGATGAGCAGTTCTCCTCTTTTTTCCGgcaaattgtataaaattatattagaaaaataatcctGTAAAGgaagtaatttattaaattagaaaaataatcaatttattgctttttttttctcaccaaaaagaaattttaatttaaaaacgttaaaaaagtcTCCAAAATTTCAAGTCTCCCAACGGCCATTTTGACGAAAATTCCGAAAAGTCAGTTGGCGTATGATTTTTCAAACATGCattgtttttcttcatccgcgtaagagaaaaaagccagattttgtaattaaatatttgtgaaaatgaatGTTTTTGTGAATAATATTGAAGATAAAGATGCTCTGCATACGTTGGTGCTGAAGGAACTCCGTGAAAATGGTATTAAATACCAGAAATCAAAGAAGCGTCAATTGGGTCAGGTAAGTTTCGGCACTGAATTGCAATTTTGGGGCGCTTTGTTTATGTTTTCTCTTTGTTTTCCAGGACAAAAATGGCTCAAGGAGGATTTTCCGCATTCCCCTGCATCAACTGGAGCTCACAGATGTTTTTCTCGTCAACGGGAGCATCGTTCAAGTGCCCCAATTTGTTTCCGATGCATGCCAGAGGATTCTCGAGGAGGTCACAACGGAGGGATTATTTCGCAAAGCAGGTGCCACGGCACGACAGAAAGGCATTCGGGCATTGCTGGAGAATGGGCAGTGCTTGGAGAAAGCTCATCATGTAATTGACGTGGCAAATGTCCTCAAGAGCTTCTTCCGTGAACTTCCGGAAGCTCTCCTGCCCAGAGGGAACATTCAGGATGCAATGCTCCGATGTCTCTTCACGGAGCACAAGCTGAACACCCTCTTGCTGACGTGCCTCCTTCTGCCACCGCTCACACTGAATCTCTTGACGTTCTTCATGCAATTCCTGCACACTGTTGCCCTTCACAGCGATCAGAATCGCATGACAATTCAGAATTTGGCCATAATCTTCACACCGAGTCTCATGCCACTACCGGAGATGTATCCAACGCGCCTGGAGAACTACGTGAAGATCATTGAGATGCTAATTGAGAATTCAGATCGCATTGGAATTGTGCCAGAGCGGTTTGTCAAGGGGCATCAGACAACCGAGGCGGCTACCCTCAAGGAGGAGAAGAAGCGCAAAAAACGACGAAGTGGCTCCCTAACGAGGGTCTTCAATGGGCTCAAGAAGATTGTCGGTGTGAGGGGCTCTGCAGATGATCTCGATAAGTGCGTTGATGTGAATCCCGTCACCCCGTGCCTGACAAAATCAACGAAGAAGCGCAAAGCTGCCGAACAGGTGGGAATGAGtgcgaagaagaagaaacaaatTATGGCTCTACTGCCCAATGGGAGCCTCCTGCCCAGCACACCGATGATCACGAAGGACAACAAGAAGCTACGACTCAGCTTTGGCTCATCATCATCGAGGCGCATCACGAAGTTTCCCGGTGTGGAGCCACCGGAAACCATCACGGAGAGCCACATTGAATTGCCACAAATGGAGAGACGCTGGAGTGTCGTTGGGACACCGATAAAGAATGAGACAACGGGAGAATTTGATGGGGATACCACGAAATATTTCTCTCCAGTTGTTTCCCTGCCATGTTTGACATTCAATCCCGATGCATCCGGGCATCAAGATATGGGCACAAGTACGGAATTTGCAAGTGTGCAGACTACACCGGAGAAAACGGGCATGAATGAGATGGAGGAGGACAAGgattatgtgaaaatttccaagaGTGAGTATCAGGCATTGAATGAGAGAGTTGCAGCCATTGAAGCACGAATCAGCCAGGAATTCTCCCTGCCCACTGCTGTGGCCACCCTTCCGGCGGACGCTGAACTCGTCCAGGATGTCTATGAGCAAACCCTGGAGGAGACAGAGTCCCTTAGTCCGCCAGCAACGGATGAACTTGCACGCAGATTGAGTCGTGACCTCAAGATACGCCGTAGTGGTGAAGGGAGAATCTTCCGGTCGCCGAGTGCTCGCAAAATTGGCACAATTCGTCGACGATCCCGTGAATCTGCTGCCAGGGTGACACGTACAAAGTCCTGGCATGTGGGTAGTAATGCAGATCGTGTGAAATTTGCTGGGGATTTGCCATTCTACCCTTCCAAAGGAGCACTAAAACGTGGTCGTCCGAATACAGTTCAATCGGGTCTTCGACATCCCAGTCCAGCAGCCACGGTGCGGAGTGGGAATCAGGCGGAAGCAGCACCAGCAGCAGAAGATCACGAGATGTGGACGAGTGCTGAGGAATTTTTCGTGGGACAACCACAAATGGAGACggatgatgagaaaattgtgttcATAAcggaaaagaagaaggaaatacCGGCTTTTGGGGATGAGGAACAGAGGATGGTGTTGAGATCAGCGGCAACTGCACAGGCGGACACAGAAGTCACAAGTCCGAGATTTAAGACAAAGATTGCCGTTAGTGGTACACCGATGCTTCCCCCGCGGGGTATTCCGCCAAAGAGGACAACACCAAGGCCACAGAAAGCCTTCCCAAAGACTCCATttgagcagcagcagcagcaacttCCGCCCACTGGGAGGGCATCAATTGCACGTTTACGGAGTCAAAATGCCGGGATGGTGGCGGCGAAGGCGAAGCTCTTTGATGGTATGAGTGGCGAAGAGGGACGCACAGGAAGACCTCCGGATGTGGAGGATGCAACGCCCAAAAGGGTAGGACGTTGTCCACGAAGTCAGAGACTCTGCGATGTGGATGCGAGTCGTGCTCTACGCCCCGTTAATGCTGATGGCGGGAGGACATTCCTCAAGCCACCAGTGATTAAGCCAGCACCACTTGAGAACACCCCGAGGCGCCTTGTGAAGGTTCCAGCGCGTCTTCACAGCCCCAATACACCCATGAGGGCTTTTCGTGCCAATTCTCGTTCACCACGTGTGCCAAGGAACTACCGCTCTCCACGTCATTAGTCATCCcacaacaaaagaaaaattaataattctattggaatcttattgagaaaaatatatattgtgtaAAATTATCCTGGAAAAATTAATCCGCTCTGCACTAATCATCCGTAAGGAACATCTCCAGCAGATCATCCTTGGAGATCTTCTCAACACCCTCAAGGCGTTGTGGGCATTTCCAGCGGATAAATGATGGTAATACACTGATATGGATGTTCTTATCAGTTCGGAATGGGCACTTCATGTCTTTCCAGCTGCAAAATATTAACAAAGAGGAGGCTCTTATCAATCTCTTGAGCATATCTTCGGCAATAGATGCTTCAGACACTTCACAaacacaataaattcaataaaaattgtaaaacttACAATGGACGATCCCCCACTTCGACGTAGATGAAGTAAGAGTTGGGGGCGGCCAAGGGAAGAGCCTTCCGGACATGGGGTTCAGCATCATTGCAGTCTGGACACCAAGAGACTCCATCGACTTTATCTCCGGTAAAGTAGACATTcacattttctccttttgcaTCCAAATTCTTCATGTACTCAATGAAGGCTTCATACCCACGCAATTTCACCTCAATTACCATTTttacttgagaattttttaatatttttgccgGTAAATTAACCGCAAGAGATCACAAATGTCACAAACTACTGAgatccaatttttttattggtttgaTTGAGGAATCTTTCAGGTATTACTATGTCCCATATTGAAGCAATCTTCTCATATAAGAATCAATTGGTGGAAATGTTCCCAAAGCTGTGCAGCCGTAGATGGGACACATGTTAAgcttaattttatcaatgaaaactACGAGAGGTTAATAAACAGCTGATTTCGTGCGAAATGTTTGTATTTTCCGTGTGAATTCTAAGAATTGtgcagcaaaaaaattaatttgcaagagcaggtaaaaaacaaataatatttacacgtggaaattaataaattaacattttattcctCCTactaattcattttcatttcatttctccAAATTCTCTTTGGTGgctacaaataaattaatattaaaacagctaaaaagaaGGAATTTGGGAATAATGAAAGGCTGATTAAATGCTATTTAAACGAGTGATAAATAAgccaaaaatgtctcaagTCCTTACGGCGTATCTGGAACAAATTGGGGAGCCACCGTGGActtctttctttgtcaaagtatttttttaaataaacatttttcattaaatattacaTAATGTCTCACGAAAGTTTCTTTCTTctattgtaaattaattttgtttttagtaTAAAGACGTGGACAATGACTATTTTGGCTTATCACACTTCAATTGGACCCTCAAGTCTGGGAATAACTACCACATCCTACGCACGGGAGCTTTTCCATATATGAAATATCACTGCACAAAGCGCCCGTACGAGGatctttcttttgaaaataatttctatgggattataaaaattcttaatttaggTGCGTTGAATGcttgaagaattaattattgaaaaaatatatttttctaattaaaaattaacttttttttctgcaggaATTCCACAACTAATGTACGGAATTGCTGCAACACAACTCATAAAGCATGTCGAGTACGTCTCCGTGGGAGAATCCAACAGAAAAATCCCCATTTATTTCCTCTACAAGGAAGATAAGGGAGCACGATTCTGACGAGAAGCCCCAGAAggttattaattaattttataaaaaaaaattaagacttcaaaatataaagaagaaataatcaCAAGAAAACGCACAAAAATCACGGCAAAATAGTAAAACTCATGTGACCTTATTGTATAGCTGCTAAAAGATATATTTATAATTGTACAATCTATACAGAGACAACTTTTATAATTTCGTCACATTGAAGTGACTTGAGCTGTGAGAGCGCAAATAATGTTAGTAATGCCAACAAGAGtgatttataatattttgctgcaaaacaaaataagaagtgaaaaaattctcaattagcgccattaaaaaatattgtataacTTGAGTAGTTAGTTAGTTGTGTGATAGGGAAGTTTGTGGAGATTTTTTGTACTTAaaattacatatatatatatagtggAAAGTTACAGGAAAAGCTTGGAATGGATTCACACAGAAGGGGGCTCACAATTTCAGTGATTTTGCTCGGGACAGCACTATGTACCGTAATGTTGGCATATTTTGTATTTGGCGACAGCAATGATGCCGAAGGATTGCGTACACTGCGAATGATTGCTATTCTCTTCAGACATGGAGATCGTTCACCCACACAACTCTACCCCAATGATCCACATCTCAATCATCCATGGCCAGGTGGACTTGGAGCACTATCGGAGGTAGTATGTTGTTTTCATCCAGGAAATTATTGGGAGTTATAAAGGGCTTAAGAGAGACGTAAGAGAagctaaaaaaataagatattcCCTACAGAGAAGGAGGAAAGGTCATCTGAGAAACTTTGACCTATCTTTCTGTGGGAAATATGTTATTTTAAGCTCTCCCATCGTCCTTGTCTGGCTTAATTAGTAACGTAATAAGTCTCAGTCTTGCCttgaaatttatgatttattttagatgaaaatttattgatccAAACCTTTAAATGCagcaataaaaaacatttttttctatgaaaatatttaagaggTTATTGTGGACAATCCTACAATTCAATGTTAAGTAATTAAAAGCTCATgcttagctttttttttcttataagaaacTTTCCATTTTATAGGTCTATAAAATAGTTGTTTCAAAATGTTAATGTCTTTATcacattttgaataatttatatatctcTTTTTACgagaaatattctaattatttttgatgaatttgttGGTTTTATTTAAGGACAagtaattattatatttattaaggaaaattctgtgacgatttgaGTACAAAATAATGTAGAGAAAGATTAATTGAgtacataattaaattaataaaaattggaaattaacGACGTTTTGAGGGCAAGAATTACCATCATCAGGCTTGAAAATTAACATCATCTTAAACCTTTATTCGTATTGGAGTTGAAAcgattcatattttttaaagggatTGAAAAATCGGAagatgaattaaatattactAAACTTGTGtattgtaaaaaaagagataaaaattctttatttcatcaaatataAATCAACGTTTTGGTCTGTTTTTAAACCTTCTTCAGGTTGTTGTAATTAGTTAAAAACACCTACGTTAATAATTGAAAGAAGTGAAACACAAAACTTCTCGCCTGATTGCTCCATTGGAGGTCAATCTTTTTCTAATTGCAACAACCTGAAGAAGGTTTAAAAAGAGGCCGAAACGTTCTTTTATATGATGACATCCAACAGTCGTTAATCGCAACGTGTTAACGTGTCAAGAATATCAGACTTCTACAGAAAAAGCGGAAAAATCTGGTCAGTAGACATCTTAATGTCGACAATTAAATCagcaaaaaatactttaattagACTAAAAAGCCATCTGTAGTATTTTACACCATTTGAGTCATTTTTAGGGGATTCACAGATCTGTGAGACTTAACTTtcgaatttttgtaaaaacaaaaagaaactttaaagctttttcttactctctctttctcaatttttaatatttatttaattttgcagaaaGGATCTCTGCAGATGTACAATTTGGGAAAGAACTTGCATATGCGGTACTATCGTTTGCTGCCGCCAAATGGTCTCTACTCACAACACGACATGTACATCGGGAGTAGTGCTGCGGAGCGATGTATAATGAGTGCTCAGAGCTTCATGGCGGGCTTTATGCCACCACTTGAAAGCCGAAATCCCCTTCCCATACCCTGGCAACCCGTTGCAATTCATGCACCACCACGACTTCAAGACTACGTatgatctcttttttttgatGAGGAATTTggagttagaaaaaaatctttcttttgcaGTTGTATGCACAGAAGAAACCATGCCCAAAGTATGAGGATATGCTGAAGAAACTCTACGTAAATCCCCCACCTGATGTGGTGGAGATGAATCAGAAGAATGCTGAATTGTATCGAAGATTATCCAAAGAAACTGGCTTAAATATGTCAACTATCCTCGATATGGAATTACTTTACAATACATTGGCAATCGAGAAGGATGTTGGGTTAACACTTCCCGACTGGGCGGAGGGTGTCTTCCCGGAAAAAATGCAACCACTCTACGAACGGAGTTACACCCTCTTCACGGAGACACCATTCATGAAGAAGATTAAGGGGGGCGTCATTGTAACGGACATACATGATAATATGGTGAAAAAGCTCAATGGACTGCAGAATCGTTCAATCTTTGTGTATTCTGTCCACGATGTGACTCTTGTGAATTTCATGAGGGCCATTGGGGTTATCGAAGAGACCGCTAAGGTACCCGAATATGCTGCAACAATTGTGGTTGAACTCCATCACAGTGTTATCTATGAGGATGATTTCGAAGTTAAGGTATGTGTGGGTTTATACGGTGGGGGGTGTGTTTGTTTATTCTGCATGTCCCAGAGGGATGAGGGAGGTAAATAGAGCACGTACATGTGCAATAGATTAATTTAGATGatgcttttaataaattcaacagaTTGTCTACTACTTCAACAGCGAGGATAAATTCCCGAAAGAGCTATCGATTCCCAATTGCGAATCCCCGTGCTCCTTAACAGCTTTCAGCAAATCCGTAGACAACCTAATTGTGCGGAATTACGATGAGGCATGTCAGCTCTTCTAACTACATACTCATGCAAAGGTaaggattaaattttcaatgaatattaaagaagaaaaaaaaaagatttttaacgcTCTGGAGTAAAAAGTCGTGTAATCTGATGACATCAACATGGTGTGTGCGGGATTATTGATTGTTGTTGTATTAATTTCGCGGCATCAATAACACGGTGCATTTACACACGCAGGGTTAATAAATCACCAAGAGATGGAACAAGGAGAGCGTGTGGGAAGGACACACATAAGCATCACCAGTAATATGATTAATGaatgtttaataaatcatttattgtGGGTGCATCAAAATCTGTGACATCAAATTCCGGCatcaaaactctttttttttgctcgtcCTTTAGTTC from Lutzomyia longipalpis isolate SR_M1_2022 chromosome 1, ASM2433408v1 encodes:
- the LOC129787749 gene encoding lysosomal acid phosphatase isoform X2 codes for the protein MDSHRRGLTISVILLGTALCTVMLAYFVFGDSNDAEGLRTLRMIAILFRHGDRSPTQLYPNDPHLNHPWPGGLGALSEKGSLQMYNLGKNLHMRYYRLLPPNGLYSQHDMYIGSSAAERCIMSAQSFMAGFMPPLESRNPLPIPWQPVAIHAPPRLQDYLYAQKKPCPKYEDMLKKLYVNPPPDVVEMNQKNAELYRRLSKETGLNMSTILDMELLYNTLAIEKDVGLTLPDWAEGVFPEKMQPLYERSYTLFTETPFMKKIKGGVIVTDIHDNMVKKLNGLQNRSIFVYSVHDVTLVNFMRAIGVIEETAKVPEYAATIVVELHHSVIYEDDFEVKIVYYFNSEDKFPKELSIPNCESPCSLTAFSKSVDNLIVRNYDEACQLF
- the LOC129787751 gene encoding thioredoxin domain-containing protein 17-like codes for the protein MVIEVKLRGYEAFIEYMKNLDAKGENVNVYFTGDKVDGVSWCPDCNDAEPHVRKALPLAAPNSYFIYVEVGDRPFWKDMKCPFRTDKNIHISVLPSFIRWKCPQRLEGVEKISKDDLLEMFLTDD
- the LOC129787748 gene encoding uncharacterized protein LOC129787748, coding for MNVFVNNIEDKDALHTLVLKELRENGIKYQKSKKRQLGQDKNGSRRIFRIPLHQLELTDVFLVNGSIVQVPQFVSDACQRILEEVTTEGLFRKAGATARQKGIRALLENGQCLEKAHHVIDVANVLKSFFRELPEALLPRGNIQDAMLRCLFTEHKLNTLLLTCLLLPPLTLNLLTFFMQFLHTVALHSDQNRMTIQNLAIIFTPSLMPLPEMYPTRLENYVKIIEMLIENSDRIGIVPERFVKGHQTTEAATLKEEKKRKKRRSGSLTRVFNGLKKIVGVRGSADDLDKCVDVNPVTPCLTKSTKKRKAAEQVGMSAKKKKQIMALLPNGSLLPSTPMITKDNKKLRLSFGSSSSRRITKFPGVEPPETITESHIELPQMERRWSVVGTPIKNETTGEFDGDTTKYFSPVVSLPCLTFNPDASGHQDMGTSTEFASVQTTPEKTGMNEMEEDKDYVKISKSEYQALNERVAAIEARISQEFSLPTAVATLPADAELVQDVYEQTLEETESLSPPATDELARRLSRDLKIRRSGEGRIFRSPSARKIGTIRRRSRESAARVTRTKSWHVGSNADRVKFAGDLPFYPSKGALKRGRPNTVQSGLRHPSPAATVRSGNQAEAAPAAEDHEMWTSAEEFFVGQPQMETDDEKIVFITEKKKEIPAFGDEEQRMVLRSAATAQADTEVTSPRFKTKIAVSGTPMLPPRGIPPKRTTPRPQKAFPKTPFEQQQQQLPPTGRASIARLRSQNAGMVAAKAKLFDGMSGEEGRTGRPPDVEDATPKRVGRCPRSQRLCDVDASRALRPVNADGGRTFLKPPVIKPAPLENTPRRLVKVPARLHSPNTPMRAFRANSRSPRVPRNYRSPRH
- the LOC129787749 gene encoding lysosomal acid phosphatase isoform X1, yielding MSSTSPWENPTEKSPFISSTRKIREHDSDEKPQKEKLGMDSHRRGLTISVILLGTALCTVMLAYFVFGDSNDAEGLRTLRMIAILFRHGDRSPTQLYPNDPHLNHPWPGGLGALSEKGSLQMYNLGKNLHMRYYRLLPPNGLYSQHDMYIGSSAAERCIMSAQSFMAGFMPPLESRNPLPIPWQPVAIHAPPRLQDYLYAQKKPCPKYEDMLKKLYVNPPPDVVEMNQKNAELYRRLSKETGLNMSTILDMELLYNTLAIEKDVGLTLPDWAEGVFPEKMQPLYERSYTLFTETPFMKKIKGGVIVTDIHDNMVKKLNGLQNRSIFVYSVHDVTLVNFMRAIGVIEETAKVPEYAATIVVELHHSVIYEDDFEVKIVYYFNSEDKFPKELSIPNCESPCSLTAFSKSVDNLIVRNYDEACQLF
- the LOC129787747 gene encoding uncharacterized protein LOC129787747, producing MSYKSNYNPEEKIILARDDAKDRLYEPKPNKKAIRILTVAAYVLCVSLAAIMLSLYYIFLWDPSIKPSIHSKPISCDKTVIPENIAIKLANSTEISPEQFFRIFLKRYKTIQLQEGAENEVLEIKQLPPEGTTEGTTAEVQQQQQQQQQQQLVRNDSDDSDEEDDEAESSGQNDLSYTQNSNDTVLLLDQDTDMTNTY